In Pedobacter sp. SL55, the following proteins share a genomic window:
- a CDS encoding RagB/SusD family nutrient uptake outer membrane protein has translation MLSKQLHTFRFNALKIQTVGFLMTVLVLISCNKKLEVDATHLVNENNNWETISDTRGALLGSYGLLRAALADNNAQWLYGELRHGDFVATTRLDLKAIIGNNLNAPYPTLQSLSNWRRFYAVINSASLFIERAGEVLKKDRQYTERNYKADVAQMRALRAFTYFLMCRIWGDVPLITSSHDSYFDKKERTKQAIVLRYAESELVLAATDLPYRYGFQLDDDLPGAYYGKYTDGTVAGDVGYWNGVLLTRTSAYAILAHIAAWDQRYLEASAYAEVAIRNYTKTGAAFTTTADLTLSNGFFYNNKPAHLVAFPFRWDTKEFSQVGHIEDLTLAAPIITRARPHIYVPDETITQIFNEPTDGRFRINPADGKPVTDYFTGYGSSNTVFSKIKCLRNAPQTDGSLALYTSAMVFTRIEELTLLYAEAQAVLGNTSSAIDELDRVRFLRGLGGYNGPDEGVIEAIFLERRRELMGEGWRWFDQVRLNRIKRNDAAFNQLLDNGGIYWPISEEVLRNNSLLVQNEYWR, from the coding sequence ATGTTATCAAAGCAACTACATACATTCAGATTTAATGCGTTAAAAATCCAAACCGTTGGATTTTTGATGACTGTGCTGGTTCTTATTTCTTGCAACAAGAAGTTAGAAGTTGATGCCACACACTTGGTAAACGAAAACAATAATTGGGAAACTATTTCGGATACCAGAGGTGCGCTTTTGGGATCTTATGGACTACTTAGAGCCGCTTTAGCCGATAACAATGCCCAGTGGCTATATGGCGAACTTAGGCACGGCGATTTCGTAGCCACCACTAGGTTAGACCTTAAAGCAATTATTGGTAATAACCTGAACGCTCCTTATCCAACGCTGCAATCTTTAAGCAACTGGAGAAGGTTTTACGCCGTAATTAATAGCGCCAGCTTATTTATTGAAAGGGCAGGAGAGGTACTAAAAAAAGATAGACAATATACAGAAAGAAACTACAAAGCAGATGTAGCCCAAATGAGAGCTTTAAGGGCCTTTACCTATTTTTTAATGTGCAGAATTTGGGGAGATGTGCCCTTGATTACTTCTTCTCATGATTCTTATTTTGATAAGAAGGAAAGAACTAAACAGGCTATTGTATTAAGATACGCAGAAAGCGAATTGGTACTTGCTGCTACAGATTTGCCTTATAGGTATGGTTTTCAGCTAGATGACGATTTGCCCGGTGCCTATTACGGCAAATACACTGATGGAACAGTTGCCGGCGATGTGGGTTATTGGAATGGTGTATTGCTAACCAGAACATCTGCCTATGCAATTTTGGCACACATTGCCGCTTGGGATCAACGATATTTGGAAGCCTCTGCCTATGCCGAAGTGGCCATTAGAAATTATACAAAAACTGGTGCGGCTTTTACCACAACGGCCGATTTAACACTATCAAATGGCTTCTTTTATAACAATAAGCCCGCCCACTTAGTAGCTTTTCCTTTTAGGTGGGATACCAAGGAGTTTTCGCAGGTGGGCCACATCGAAGACCTTACGTTGGCAGCACCTATAATTACCCGGGCTAGGCCACATATTTATGTTCCAGACGAAACCATTACGCAAATTTTTAATGAGCCCACCGATGGCAGGTTTAGAATTAACCCAGCAGATGGTAAACCAGTAACAGATTACTTTACCGGATACGGAAGCTCTAATACCGTGTTCAGTAAAATTAAATGCCTTAGAAATGCCCCGCAAACAGATGGCTCTTTGGCCTTGTACACTTCGGCCATGGTGTTTACCAGAATTGAGGAACTGACCTTGTTATATGCCGAGGCTCAAGCGGTTTTAGGGAATACCTCTTCTGCAATAGATGAACTAGACAGGGTACGTTTTCTACGTGGTTTAGGTGGCTACAACGGACCTGACGAAGGCGTAATAGAGGCCATTTTTTTGGAGAGAAGAAGAGAACTGATGGGCGAAGGTTGGAGATGGTTTGACCAAGTAAGGCTAAATAGAATAAAAAGAAACGATGCGGCATTTAACCAATTATTGGATAATGGGGGCATTTATTGGCCAATTAGCGAAGAGGTACTAAGAAATAACTCATTATTGGTACAAAACGAATATTGGAGGTAA